The proteins below come from a single Holdemania massiliensis genomic window:
- a CDS encoding winged helix-turn-helix transcriptional regulator — protein sequence MRKHASSSYNPNIAHVFYLAGFIESWGRGIEKIYSVCKNNGVPQPIYTINPGDIMIKFIAPEDRVIRSSKVTDRVTVKVTDPVTDPVTDPVTDNERELLLLLTEDPGYTMPKLSEKMGISRKTVAQRIKQLKEKGIIERIGSDRKGYWKINN from the coding sequence ATGCGCAAACATGCCTCTAGTTCGTACAATCCCAATATTGCTCATGTTTTCTACTTGGCAGGCTTTATTGAAAGTTGGGGGCGAGGCATTGAGAAAATCTACTCTGTTTGTAAAAATAACGGTGTGCCGCAGCCTATCTATACCATCAATCCTGGTGATATTATGATTAAGTTTATCGCACCGGAGGATCGAGTTATTCGTTCCAGCAAGGTGACTGATAGGGTGACTGTAAAGGTGACTGATCCGGTGACTGATCCGGTGACTGATCCGGTGACTGATAACGAGCGTGAGTTGTTGTTACTTCTGACAGAAGATCCTGGCTACACAATGCCGAAACTTTCTGAAAAAATGGGCATCAGCAGAAAAACAGTGGCACAAAGGATAAAGCAGCTTAAAGAAAAAGGTATCATCGAGCGTATAGGCTCTGACCGAAAAGGCTATTGGAAGATAAATAACTGA